A genome region from Flavobacterium sp. CFS9 includes the following:
- a CDS encoding MFS transporter, whose translation MEDKSIFKSWVPKWAIIIILFVCLLHSMILLGVYTSNVTYAASFLDIEPEDLQFAMCVTYGTLLATILIEARFSSFFPAKNYLMAVYSLIGVTIVSSAYITNFSLFLILRIAEGILMALPVITIRQLLIEQFNSKSAIIIGFSFYYGALLLSTPFIMNIAVWFLDHYDWKYMLYVSGGLQVLNVFLILVTFRGHRITKKIPLYQIDWMSYFLVLTAILCGAYFFVYAEKKYWFDSSQMVLTLIIALISGGLFIFKELLVKRPTFNFEVFKYANLRIGFLLFFLFYISRATLSLCHSAMYSIWNWDPSRVAGVQYINGLGNVIGLVLAAFFLMRSVSTKIIFIIGFSLIALFHFWFTFLFVPDVALLDIIIPYVLQGIGVGFLFVPLILFTTSSVPSKMAASSGIVGVSGRFWGSTIGFCVMQNATVFLNKKHFLKLSQFVTGDNPEAQQTIAATTQSFIAKGYSVDNANVLAMKKIFGTVTKQATLLADMEIYTIVGYSLLVLIFLIACNQHLRQTMTLVKSKIWIG comes from the coding sequence ATGGAAGATAAAAGTATTTTTAAATCCTGGGTTCCAAAGTGGGCAATCATTATCATTTTGTTTGTCTGTCTTTTGCATTCTATGATTTTATTGGGGGTTTATACGTCAAATGTGACCTATGCGGCAAGTTTTCTCGATATTGAACCCGAAGATTTGCAGTTCGCCATGTGTGTTACTTACGGAACACTGCTTGCGACCATTTTAATCGAAGCCCGATTTTCGAGTTTTTTCCCTGCCAAAAATTACCTCATGGCGGTCTATTCTTTAATTGGGGTTACGATTGTTTCCTCGGCCTATATCACCAATTTTTCGCTCTTTTTAATCCTGCGAATTGCCGAAGGAATCCTGATGGCGCTTCCGGTGATTACGATCAGACAATTGTTGATTGAACAGTTCAATTCTAAAAGTGCCATCATCATAGGTTTTTCGTTTTATTATGGAGCGTTGTTGTTGTCGACACCTTTTATAATGAATATTGCGGTTTGGTTTCTGGACCATTACGACTGGAAATACATGCTGTATGTCTCGGGCGGATTGCAGGTTTTGAACGTTTTTTTAATCTTAGTTACTTTTCGTGGGCACCGAATCACAAAGAAAATTCCGTTGTATCAAATCGACTGGATGAGTTATTTTTTGGTTTTAACTGCAATTCTTTGCGGTGCTTACTTTTTTGTCTATGCCGAGAAAAAATATTGGTTCGATTCTTCTCAAATGGTGCTGACGCTTATCATCGCGCTGATTTCGGGAGGGTTGTTTATCTTTAAGGAGCTTTTGGTAAAAAGACCTACTTTTAATTTTGAAGTCTTTAAATATGCCAATCTACGAATCGGATTCTTGCTGTTTTTTCTTTTCTACATCAGCAGGGCAACGCTGAGTCTTTGTCACTCGGCGATGTATTCGATTTGGAATTGGGATCCGTCGCGTGTGGCGGGTGTGCAATACATTAACGGACTAGGGAATGTAATCGGACTTGTTTTGGCGGCTTTTTTTCTGATGAGATCCGTTTCGACTAAAATCATTTTTATAATTGGCTTTTCGCTTATTGCGTTGTTTCATTTTTGGTTTACGTTTCTTTTTGTGCCCGATGTTGCGTTGTTGGATATTATCATTCCGTATGTTTTACAAGGCATTGGAGTGGGATTTTTATTTGTTCCGTTAATATTGTTTACAACTTCTTCGGTTCCTTCAAAAATGGCGGCTTCTTCTGGAATTGTGGGGGTTTCGGGACGCTTTTGGGGAAGTACCATTGGCTTTTGCGTAATGCAGAATGCGACGGTATTTTTAAACAAAAAACACTTTTTAAAACTCAGTCAGTTTGTAACAGGTGATAATCCCGAAGCGCAGCAAACGATTGCCGCAACAACACAAAGTTTTATAGCCAAAGGATATTCGGTAGACAATGCCAATGTTTTAGCCATGAAAAAGATTTTCGGAACCGTTACCAAACAAGCCACTTTACTGGCCGATATGGAGATTTATACCATTGTGGGTTATAGTCTTCTGGTTTTGATCTTCCTCATTGCCTGCAATCAGCATTTAAGACAAACGATGACTTTGGTTAAGAGTAAAATTTGGATAGGTTGA
- a CDS encoding helix-turn-helix domain-containing protein encodes MNISEETFLVNLGIHVRQLREKKGLSQQGLADDCNINKSQIARLEVAKVNTGIKTLIKIANALDIEPKELLDFPLK; translated from the coding sequence ATGAATATTTCAGAAGAAACTTTTCTCGTTAATCTTGGTATTCACGTTAGACAATTACGTGAAAAGAAAGGCTTATCCCAACAAGGTTTAGCTGACGACTGTAATATTAACAAATCTCAAATAGCAAGATTAGAAGTTGCGAAAGTAAATACAGGTATAAAAACCCTTATAAAAATCGCCAATGCTTTAGATATTGAACCTAAAGAATTGCTTGATTTCCCTTTAAAATAG
- a CDS encoding dipeptidase, with product MENIKSYVQQHKDRFINELIELLKIPSVSADTAYSQDVIDTAEAVKESLSKAGCDFVETCDTPGYPIIYGEKIIDPNLPTVLVYGHYDVQPPDPLELWTSPPFEPVIKTTEIHPEGAIFARGACDDKGQMYMHVKALEYMVQNNVLPCNVKFMIEGEEEVGSASLAWFVERNQEKLKNDVILISDTGMISNQQPSITTGLRGLSYVEVEVTGPNRDLHSGLYGGAVANPINILAKMIAALHDEDNHITIPGFYDKVQELSLEERAEMAKAPFSLEKYKKALNLNDVYGEKGYVTNERNSIRPTLDVNGIWGGYTGEGAKTVIASKAFAKISMRLVPGQDWEEITELFTKHFTNIAPAGVTVKVTPHHGGQGYVTPIDSIGYQAANKAYTETFGVPAIPVRSGGSIPIVALFEKELKSKTILMGFGLDSDAIHSPNEHFGIFNYLKGIETIPLFYKYFVELSK from the coding sequence ATGGAAAATATTAAGTCCTACGTTCAACAACATAAAGATCGCTTTATCAATGAGTTGATCGAATTATTAAAAATTCCGTCGGTAAGTGCCGACACTGCATACTCGCAAGATGTTATTGATACTGCCGAAGCAGTAAAAGAAAGTTTATCGAAAGCAGGCTGCGATTTTGTCGAAACTTGCGACACTCCGGGGTACCCAATTATTTATGGAGAGAAAATAATCGATCCAAATTTACCAACAGTTTTGGTTTACGGACATTATGATGTTCAGCCGCCAGATCCATTAGAATTATGGACTTCGCCACCTTTTGAACCTGTGATCAAAACAACAGAGATTCATCCAGAGGGGGCGATCTTCGCTCGTGGTGCGTGTGACGACAAAGGTCAGATGTACATGCACGTAAAAGCGTTGGAATACATGGTTCAGAACAATGTTTTGCCTTGTAACGTAAAATTCATGATCGAAGGGGAAGAAGAAGTAGGTTCGGCAAGTTTAGCATGGTTCGTAGAACGCAATCAGGAAAAACTGAAAAACGACGTAATCTTAATTTCTGATACCGGAATGATTTCGAACCAACAGCCGTCGATCACGACAGGTTTAAGAGGTTTGAGTTATGTTGAGGTTGAAGTTACAGGGCCAAACCGTGATTTGCATTCCGGTTTATATGGTGGAGCTGTAGCGAACCCAATTAATATTCTGGCAAAAATGATTGCTGCACTTCACGACGAAGACAATCATATTACGATTCCTGGGTTCTACGATAAAGTACAGGAATTATCTCTTGAAGAAAGAGCCGAAATGGCAAAAGCGCCTTTCAGCTTAGAAAAATATAAAAAAGCCTTAAATCTAAACGATGTTTACGGTGAAAAAGGATATGTAACGAACGAGCGCAACTCTATTCGTCCAACTTTAGATGTAAACGGAATCTGGGGTGGTTATACTGGTGAAGGCGCTAAAACGGTTATTGCGAGTAAGGCTTTTGCTAAAATCTCGATGCGTTTGGTTCCTGGTCAGGACTGGGAAGAAATCACAGAGCTATTTACCAAGCATTTTACAAACATTGCTCCGGCTGGAGTTACGGTAAAAGTAACGCCACATCACGGAGGTCAGGGTTATGTAACGCCAATTGACAGTATTGGATACCAGGCTGCCAACAAAGCCTATACAGAGACTTTTGGAGTGCCTGCAATTCCGGTTCGTTCAGGAGGTAGTATTCCGATTGTAGCTTTGTTCGAGAAAGAACTAAAAAGCAAAACCATTTTAATGGGCTTCGGATTGGATAGTGACGCAATTCACTCGCCAAACGAGCATTTCGGAATCTTCAATTACTTAAAAGGAATTGAGACTATTCCGTTGTTTTACAAATATTTTGTAGAGCTTTCGAAATAG
- a CDS encoding saccharopine dehydrogenase family protein, producing the protein MRSILIIGAGRSASSLIRYLLAKSESENLHLVVADLSLALAEKKTQKHPNATPIALDIFNTAERKAAIEKASIVISMLPAHLHIEIAKDCLEFKKHLVTASYISDAMQALDEEAKKNNLVFMNEIGLDPGIDHMSAMKVIDEIRAKGGKMLLFESFCGGLVAPESDNNLWNYKFTWAPRNVVLAGQGGAAKFIQEGTYKYIPYSALFRRTEFLEVEGYGKFEAYSNRDSLKYKSVYGLDDILTLYRGTIRRVGFSKAWNMFVQLGMTDDSYVMENSENMSYRQFVNSFLPYHPTDSAEIKTRLILKIDQDDIMWDKLLELDLFNPNKKVNLPNATPAQILEKILSDSWSLEPDDKDMIVMYHKFGYELNGEKKQIDSKMVCIGDDQTYTAMAKTVGLPVAMATLLILNGKITTPGVQLPIKKEVYLPILNELEEYGVIFNEQKMPYFGYNPDLF; encoded by the coding sequence ATGAGAAGCATTTTAATCATTGGAGCCGGCAGATCTGCATCATCCTTAATACGTTATTTATTGGCAAAATCAGAAAGTGAAAACCTACACCTCGTTGTAGCCGATCTTTCTTTGGCCTTAGCCGAAAAGAAAACACAGAAACATCCTAATGCCACTCCGATTGCTCTTGATATATTTAATACAGCTGAAAGAAAAGCAGCCATCGAAAAAGCTTCTATCGTAATCTCGATGTTGCCTGCTCATTTACATATTGAGATCGCAAAAGATTGTCTTGAATTTAAAAAACATCTGGTTACCGCTTCCTATATCAGTGACGCCATGCAGGCACTCGACGAAGAAGCGAAGAAAAACAATCTGGTTTTCATGAACGAAATCGGGCTTGATCCCGGAATCGATCACATGAGTGCCATGAAAGTCATTGATGAAATCAGAGCCAAAGGGGGAAAAATGCTGCTTTTTGAATCGTTCTGCGGCGGTTTAGTTGCTCCAGAATCCGATAATAATTTATGGAATTATAAATTTACCTGGGCGCCGCGAAATGTGGTTCTGGCGGGACAAGGCGGTGCTGCCAAATTCATTCAGGAAGGCACTTACAAATACATTCCGTACAGCGCTTTATTCCGTCGTACTGAATTTTTGGAAGTCGAAGGATACGGAAAATTCGAGGCTTATTCTAATCGCGATTCTCTTAAATACAAATCGGTTTATGGCTTAGACGATATTTTAACATTGTACAGAGGAACCATTAGAAGAGTAGGTTTCTCGAAAGCATGGAATATGTTCGTGCAATTGGGCATGACTGACGACAGCTATGTTATGGAAAATTCCGAAAACATGAGCTATCGTCAATTCGTAAATTCTTTCTTACCGTATCATCCAACCGATTCGGCAGAAATCAAAACCCGACTGATCTTAAAAATTGATCAGGACGATATCATGTGGGACAAACTTCTGGAACTGGATCTTTTTAATCCAAACAAGAAAGTGAACCTGCCTAATGCCACTCCTGCACAGATATTAGAAAAAATATTATCCGACAGCTGGTCTTTAGAACCTGATGACAAAGACATGATTGTCATGTACCACAAATTTGGCTACGAACTCAATGGTGAGAAAAAACAAATTGACTCGAAAATGGTTTGCATCGGAGACGATCAAACCTATACCGCCATGGCAAAAACCGTAGGATTACCGGTTGCAATGGCAACGCTGTTAATCTTAAATGGAAAAATCACAACTCCGGGCGTACAGCTTCCAATAAAAAAAGAAGTGTACCTGCCTATTTTAAACGAGTTAGAAGAATACGGAGTTATTTTTAACGAGCAAAAAATGCCCTATTTTGGATATAACCCGGATTTGTTCTAG
- a CDS encoding DUF423 domain-containing protein, translated as MKRRIVLAGAFMGMLAIILGAFGAHLLKKYLSIEELNTFEVGVRYQMYHALFLLFLSTRKDIAEKTVKTIYNLVVAGVLLFSGSIYLLATKSLTVFDFKIIVFATPVGGFLLIIAWALLFVTILRRKS; from the coding sequence ATGAAAAGAAGAATTGTTTTGGCAGGTGCTTTTATGGGAATGTTGGCTATCATTTTAGGCGCTTTTGGTGCGCATTTATTGAAGAAATACTTGTCTATAGAAGAATTAAACACTTTTGAAGTTGGTGTTCGTTACCAAATGTATCATGCCCTATTTTTGCTTTTCCTTTCAACCCGAAAAGATATCGCCGAGAAAACGGTAAAAACGATCTACAATTTGGTTGTTGCCGGGGTTTTGCTTTTTAGCGGATCTATCTATTTGTTAGCTACTAAAAGCCTCACGGTTTTTGATTTTAAAATTATCGTATTCGCAACTCCAGTGGGTGGTTTTTTATTAATTATTGCCTGGGCGCTGTTATTTGTTACGATTTTGAGGAGAAAATCATAA
- the pckA gene encoding phosphoenolpyruvate carboxykinase (ATP) translates to MDSHTVFTQSISLKELGIENAKVRYQLSADELHAITLQSGQGVENSTGALAINTGEFTGRSPQDRYIVKDSITGDQVWWGNVNISFEPDAFERLYNKVTQYLSNKEVFVRDSYVCSDANYRLNVRVVTETAWSNLFCYNMFLRPEESELANFTPEWTVVCAPGFMADPAVDGTRQSNFAILDFTKKIALIGGTGYTGEMKKGIFSALNFILPVFKNTLPMHCSANVGEKGDTAIFFGLSGTGKTTLSADPQRKLIGDDEHGWTAENTVFNFEGGCYAKVINLTEENEPDIFRAIKKGALLENVVFKPGTNVVDYDDVSITQNTRVSYPITHIDNIQPGSIGHNPKNIFFLTADSFGILPPISKLTPGQAAYYFISGYTAKVAGTEAGVTEPQPNFSACFGAPFMPLHPTRYAEMLTKKMEEANVTVWLINTGWTGGPYGTGSRMKLKYTRAMITAALNGELDNVNFKNHKVFGIAQPESCPNVPNEILDPRNTWEDAELYDKKAVELAQKFKANFAKFEEFANAEILAGAPIIE, encoded by the coding sequence ATGGACAGTCACACAGTTTTCACGCAATCGATTTCGCTGAAAGAATTAGGAATTGAAAATGCAAAGGTTCGATATCAACTATCTGCAGATGAATTACATGCGATCACTTTGCAATCAGGTCAAGGTGTTGAGAACTCCACGGGAGCATTGGCAATTAATACGGGCGAATTTACAGGACGTTCTCCTCAGGATCGTTATATTGTAAAAGATAGTATTACCGGAGATCAGGTTTGGTGGGGAAATGTTAACATTTCTTTTGAACCGGATGCTTTTGAAAGATTATACAATAAAGTAACACAGTACTTATCAAATAAAGAAGTTTTTGTTCGCGATTCTTACGTTTGTTCTGATGCTAATTACAGATTAAATGTTCGTGTTGTTACGGAAACAGCATGGTCTAATTTGTTTTGTTACAATATGTTTCTAAGACCGGAAGAGTCAGAATTGGCCAATTTTACTCCGGAATGGACGGTTGTTTGTGCTCCGGGTTTTATGGCAGATCCTGCTGTAGACGGAACGCGTCAGTCTAATTTTGCTATTTTAGATTTTACTAAAAAGATTGCACTTATCGGAGGAACAGGGTATACTGGAGAAATGAAAAAGGGAATTTTCTCTGCTTTAAACTTCATCTTGCCGGTTTTCAAAAATACTTTACCAATGCACTGTAGTGCGAATGTTGGTGAAAAAGGAGATACTGCCATTTTCTTCGGATTATCAGGAACAGGAAAAACTACTTTATCAGCAGATCCGCAACGTAAGTTAATCGGAGACGATGAGCACGGATGGACTGCAGAAAATACAGTTTTCAACTTTGAAGGAGGATGCTATGCAAAAGTAATTAACCTCACAGAGGAAAACGAACCGGACATTTTTAGAGCGATCAAAAAAGGAGCTCTTTTAGAAAATGTGGTTTTCAAACCTGGAACTAACGTGGTAGATTATGATGATGTTTCGATCACACAAAATACACGTGTAAGTTACCCAATCACTCACATCGACAATATTCAGCCAGGTTCTATCGGGCATAATCCTAAGAATATATTTTTCTTAACTGCAGATTCTTTCGGAATTTTGCCTCCAATCTCAAAACTGACTCCAGGACAGGCAGCTTATTATTTTATCTCAGGATATACAGCTAAAGTTGCCGGAACAGAAGCAGGAGTTACAGAGCCACAGCCTAATTTCTCAGCGTGTTTTGGAGCACCATTCATGCCATTACACCCAACACGTTACGCAGAAATGCTAACTAAAAAAATGGAAGAGGCTAACGTAACCGTTTGGTTGATCAATACTGGTTGGACAGGTGGTCCTTACGGAACAGGAAGCCGTATGAAGTTGAAATACACTCGTGCGATGATTACCGCTGCCTTAAACGGAGAATTGGATAACGTAAACTTTAAAAATCATAAAGTATTCGGAATTGCACAGCCAGAAAGCTGTCCGAATGTACCAAATGAAATTTTAGATCCTAGAAACACTTGGGAAGATGCTGAGTTGTACGACAAAAAAGCAGTTGAATTAGCTCAGAAATTTAAAGCTAATTTCGCGAAATTTGAAGAATTTGCTAATGCCGAAATTTTGGCTGGCGCACCGATCATAGAATAA